The following proteins come from a genomic window of Miscanthus floridulus cultivar M001 chromosome 2, ASM1932011v1, whole genome shotgun sequence:
- the LOC136535336 gene encoding alpha,alpha-trehalose-phosphate synthase [UDP-forming] 6-like, protein MASRSYSNLLDLATGAADQAPAAAAIGALRRQLPRVVTNPGFIDDSPASPSTPARPRTIIVANQLPIRSRRPASPEEPWTFEWDEDSLLRHLHHSSSPLMEFIYIGCLRDDIPQADQDAVAQALLETHNCVPAFLPTDIAERYYHGFCKQHLWPLFHYMLPLSPDLGGRFDRALWQAYVSVNKIFADKVLEVINPDDDFVWVHDYHLMVLPTFLRKRFNRIKLGFFLHSPFPSSEIYKTLPVREELLRALLNSDLIGFHTFDYARHFLSCCGRMLGLSYESKRGHICLEYYGRTVSIKILPVGVHMEQLKTVLGLPETEAKVAELMEMYSGKGRVVMLGVDDMDIFKGISLKLLAMEELLRQHPEWRGELVLVQVANPARGRGKDVAEVQAETYAMVRRINEVYGEPGYEPVVLIDEPLQFYERVAYYVIAEVCLVTAVRDGMNLIPYEYIVSRQGNEKLDRMLRQGKPEEKKSMLVVSEFIGCSPSLSGAIRVNPWNIEAVADAMETALVLPENEKRLRHDKHFRYVSTHDVGYWAISFLEDLKRTCSDHSQRRCWGIGFGLRFRVVSLDLHFRKLSLESILMAYRRAKTRAILLDYDGTLMPQAINKSPSTESVRILNSLCGDKNNVVYLCSGYDRRSLHEWFPCENLGIAAEHGYFLRCKRDAEWKTCVTATDCSWKQIAEPVMCLYRETTDGSTIEDRETVLVWNYEDADPDFGSCQAKELVDHLESVLANEPVSVKTTPHSVEVKPQGVSKGLVARRMLVSMKERGQCPDFVLCIGDDRSDEDMFQLIASAACGDSLGSKADVFACTVGRKPSKARYYLDDAAEVVRLMQGLSYVSEELALANHRDEDEDSSLDVWE, encoded by the exons ATGGCGTCCCGCTCCTACTCCAACCTGCTCGACCTGGCCACCGGAGCAGCAGACCAGGCGCCGGCGGCCGCCGCGATTGGCGCGCTCCGGCGGCAGCTCCCGCGCGTGGTCACCAACCCCGGGTTCATCGACGACTCCCCGGCGTCGCCGTCCACGCCGGCGCGGCCGCGCACCATCATCGTGGCCAACCAGCTCCCCATCCGGTCCCGCCGCCCGGCGTCGCCGGAGGAGCCCTGGACCTTCGAGTGGGACGAGGACTCCCTCCTCCGCCACCTCCACCACTCGTCCTCCCCCCTGATGGAGTTCATCTACATCGGCTGCCTGCGTGACGACATCCCGCAGGCCGACCAGGATGCCGTCGCGCAGGCGCTCCTCGAGACCCACAACTGCGTGCCGGCCTTCCTGCCCACGGACATCGCCGAGCGCTACTACCACGGCTTCTGCAAGCAGCACCTGTGGCCGCTCTTCCACTACATGCTGCCGCTGTCCCCCGACCTCGGCGGCCGCTTCGACCGCGCGCTGTGGCAGGCCTACGTCTCCGTGAACAAGATCTTCGCGGACAAGGTGCTGGAGGTGATCAACCCGGACGACGACTTCGTGTGGGTGCACGACTACCACCTCATGGTGCTCCCCACCTTCCTGCGCAAGCGCTTCAACCGCATCAAGCTCGGCTTCTTCCTGCACTCGCCGTTCCCCTCGTCGGAGATCTACAAGACGCTCCCCGTACGCGAGGAGCTCCTGCGCGCCCTGCTCAACTCCGACCTCATCGGCTTCCACACCTTCGACTACGCGCGCCACTTCCTCTCCTGCTGCGGCCGCATGCTCGGGCTCTCGTACGAGTCCAAGAGGGGGCACATTTGCCTCGAGTACTACGGCCGTACGGTCAGCATCAAAATCCTGCCCGTGGGGGTGCACATGGAGCAGCTCAAGACGGTGCTCGGGTTGCCGGAAACCGAGGCCAAGGTGGCTGAGCTGATGGAGATGTACTCTGGAAAGGGGAGAGTGGTCATGCTGGGCGTCGACGACATGGACATCTTCAAGGGGATCAGCCTTAAGCTGCTTGCCATGGAGGAGCTGCTGCGGCAGCACCCTGAGTGGCGGGGGGAGCTGGTGCTGGTGCAGGTCGCCAACCCGGCACGAGGGAGGGGGAAGGACGTCGCCGAGGTGCAGGCGGAGACGTACGCCATGGTGCGGCGCATCAACGAGGTGTATGGTGAACCGGGGTATGAGCCGGTGGTCCTGATCGATGAGCCTTTGCAGTTCTACGAGCGCGTGGCGTACTATGTCATCGCCGAGGTGTGCCTGGTGACCGCGGTCAGGGACGGCATGAACCTGATTCCCTATGAATACATCGTCTccaggcaaggcaatgagaagctgGACAGGATGCTGCGGCAGGGGAAGCCAGAGGAGAAGAAGAGTATGCTGGTGGTCTCCGAGTTCATCGGATGCTCGCCGTCTCTGAGCGGCGCCATCCGGGTGAACCCGTGGAACATCGAGGCCGTGGCAGACGCCATGGAGACCGCCCTTGTGCTGCCTGAGAATGAGAAGAGGTTGCGTCACGATAAGCACTTCCGCTACGTGAGCACCCACGACGTTGGGTATTGGGCTATCAGCTTCCTCGAGGACCTTAAGAGGACCTGCAGTGATCATTCTCAGCGAAGGTGCTGGGGCATTGGCTTCGGTCTGCGGTTCAGAGTGGTCTCGCTCGACCTTCACTTCAGGAAGCTTTCCTTGGAGAGCATTCTTATGGCATACCGGAGAGCCAAGACGAGGGCAATTCTGCTAGACTACGATGGCACGCTGATGCCACAGGCGATTAACAAGAGCCCCTCCACCGAATCTGTTCGGATCCTCAACAGCTTGTGCGGAGACAAGAACAATGTGGTGTACCTATGCAGCGGGTATGACCGGCGCAGTCTTCATGAGTGGTTCCCTTGTGAGAACCTTGGCATAGCTGCGGAGCATGGCTACTTCCTGAG GTGTAAGAGGGACGCAGAATGGAAGACCTGTGTCACTGCTACCGACTGCAGCTGGAAGCAGATCGCCGAGCCGGTGATGTGCCTGTACAGGGAGACGACGGATGGCTCAACCATCGAGGACAGGGAGACGGTGCTCGTCTGGAACTACGAGGACGCGGACCCTGACTTCGGCTCATGCCAGGCCAAGGAGCTCGTCGACCACCTTGAAAGCGTGCTTGCAAATGAGCCTGTATCAGTGAAGACCACGCCTCACTCTGTTGAAGTGAAACCACAG GGCGTGAGCAAGGGCTTGGTGGCTCGGCGCATGCTGGTGTCGATGAAGGAGCGGGGCCAGTGCCCGGACTTCGTCCTGTGCATCGGCGACGACAGGTCCGACGAGGACATGTTCCAGCTGATCGCCAGCGCTGCTTGTGGGGACTCGCTAGGTTCCAAGGCGGATGTGTTTGCGTGCACCGTCGGCCGCAAGCCCAGCAAGGCCAGGTACTATCTCGACGACGCGGCGGAGGTGGTGAGGCTGATGCAGGGGCTTTCCTACGTCTCCGAGGAGCTTGCCCTGGCAAACCACCGGGATGAAGACGAGGACTCTTCTCTGGACGTGTGGGAGTAG
- the LOC136540371 gene encoding LOW QUALITY PROTEIN: uncharacterized protein (The sequence of the model RefSeq protein was modified relative to this genomic sequence to represent the inferred CDS: deleted 2 bases in 2 codons) has product MGSSAAQRRRRQCTLALVTAAALLERADEALLPAVYKEVGEALRVTPTALGSLTLCRALVQAVCYPLATCAAARYDRARVVAAGAFLWAVATLLVGASGTFLQMALARGFNGVGLALVVPAIYSLVADYSDDGTRGTAFGWVSMAQSMGHVAGNTLGVLLAATSFLGVQAGGWRLAFYALALVSASIATLTWLLGPVSVKATAAATLAQLAREAKDVVKVPTFQIIVAQGVAGSVPWSALSFAAMWLELVGFTHWQTTVITNLNNLANALGALFAGFVGDPVALRFPNTGRIALAQVCTASSVPLAAVLLLALPDNPSAGAAYAATFFIFGFVSPWCPASTNNPIFAEIVPEKARTTVYALDRCFETVFASFAPPVVGILAERVFGYQPVASGTSVEADRENAAALGKAVFAEIAVPITVCCLTYTALYWTYPADRQHVQTAALQAVAGDQDCDCEASLVAHAAGAEGLNQALLA; this is encoded by the exons ATGGGGAGCAGCGCGGCGCAGCGGCGTAGGCGGCAATGCACGCTGGCTCTGGTGaccgcggcggcgctgctggagcGCGCGGATGAGGCGCTGCTTCCCGCGGTGTACAAGGAGGTAGGCGAGGCGCTGCGGGTGACGCCTACCGCGCTGGGCTCCCTCACGCTGTGCCGCGCGCTCGTGCAGGCCGTGTGCTACCCGCTCGCGACGTGCGCCGCGGCGCGCTATGATCGCGCGCGCGTCGTCGCCGCCGGGGCATTCCTCTGGGCTGTGGCCACACTGCTCGTCGGCGCCTCGGGCACATTTCTCCAG ATGGCGTTGGCCAGGGGCTTCAACGGCGTCGGGCTGGCGCTCGTTGTGCCGGCGATCTACTCCCTGGTGGCCGACTACAGCGACGACGGCACGCGTGGCACGGCGTTCGGGTGGGTGTCGATGGCGCAAAGCATGGGCCATGTCGCCGGGAACACCCTCGGCGTGCTGCTAGCGGCTACGAGCTTCCTCGGCGTC CAGGCTGGCGGCTGGCGGCTGGCGTTCTACGCCCTCGCGCTCGTCAGCGCCTCGATCGCCACCCTAACGTGGCTGCTCGGCCCCGTCAGCGTGAAGGCCACGGCTGCGGCCACGCTGGCCCAACTCGCCCGAGAAGCCAAGGACGTGGTGAAGGTGCCGACGTTCCAGATCATCGTGGCGCAGGGCGTGGCTGGGTCGGTGCCGTGGTCGGCGCTCAGCTTCGCCGCCATGTGGCTGGAACTCGTCGGGTTCACGCACTGGCAGACCACCGTTATCACCAACCTGAACAACCTCGCCAACGCGCTCGGCGCGCTGTTCGCGGGGTTCGTCGGGGACCCAGTGGCGCTGCGGTTCCCCAACACGGGCAGGATCGCGCTTGCGCAGGTGTGCACCGCGTCGAGCGTCCCGCTCGCCGCCGTC TTGCTGCTCGCGCTCCCCGACAACCCCTCCGCGGGGGCCGCGTACGCCGCCACGTTCTTCATCTTCGGCTTCGTCTCGCCCTGGTGCCCCGCCTCCACAAACAA CCCAATTTTCGCGGAGATCGTGCCGGAGAAGGCGAGGACGACGGTGTACGCGTTGGACAGGTGCTTCGAGACGGTGTTCGCCTCGTTCGCGCCGCCCGTCGTGGGCATCCTGGCGGAGCGCGTCTTCGGATACCAGCCGGTCGCGTCCGGCACGAGCGTGGAGGCTGACAGGGAGAACGCCGCCGCTCTCGGCAAGGCTGTCTTCGCAGAGATCGCCGTGCCGATTACTGTCTGTTGCCTCACCTACACCGCGCTGTACTGGACTTACCCCGCGGACAGACAGCACGTGCAGACGGCCGCTCTGCAGGCGGTGGCGGGGGATCAGGACTGCGACTGCGAAGCAAGTTTAGTTGCCCATGCTGCAGGAGCCGAGGGTTTGAACCAGGCGCTACTCGCCTGA
- the LOC136540372 gene encoding two-component response regulator ORR21-like yields the protein MAAAEARGREFPVGMKVLVVDDDPTCLLVLKRMLLDCRYDVTTCPQATRALTMLRENRRGFDVIISDVHMPDMDGFRLLELVGLEMDLPVIMMSADSRTDIVMKGIKHGACDYLIKPVRMEELKNIWQHVVRKKINENKDHEHSGSLDDTDRNRPTNNDNEYASSANDGGDGSWKSQKKKREKEDDETDLENGDPSSTSKKPRVVWSVELHQQFVNAVNHLGIDKAVPKKILELMNVPGLTRENVASHLQKFRLYLKRIAQHHAGIPHPFVAPASSAKVAPLGGLEFQALAASGQIPPEALAALQDELLGRPTSSLALPGRDQSSLRLAAIKGNKPQGEREIAFGQPIYKCQNNTYGAFSQSSPAVGGLPSFAAWPNNKLDMTDSPSTLGNVGNSQNSNMLLHELQQQPDTLLSGTLHNIDVNQPSGVVMPSQSLNAFPASEGISPNQNPLIIPSQSPSFLASIPPSMKHEPLLGSPSPSTSLLGGLDMVNQASTSQPLISSHGANLPGLMNRSSKPSPGISNFQSGNIPYVVNQNAIGVSSRPPGVLKTESTDSLSRSYGYIGGNTSVDSGLLSSQSKNPQYGLLQSQNDVSGSWSPSQDFDSFGNSLGQGHPDSTSSNFQSSALGKLPDQGRGRNHGFVGKGTCIPSRFAVDEVESPSNNLSHSIGNSGDIVNPDIFGFSGQM from the exons atggcggcggcagaggcgcgGGGAAGGGAGTTCCCCGTGGGGATGAAGGTGCTGGTCGTGGACGACGACCCGACGTGCCTTCTCGTGCTCAAGAGGATGCTCCTTGACTGCAGATACGACG TGACAACATGTCCTCAGGCTACAAGAGCACTAACTATGTTGCGAGAGAATAGGCGTGGTTTTGATGTTATAATAAGTGATGTTCACATGCCGGATATGGATGGATTCAGGCTACTTGAACTTGTAGGCCTGGAGATGGACCTTCCAGTTATCA TGATGTCTGCTGATTCAAGAACGGATATTGTAATGAAGGGAATTAAGCATGGAGCATGTGACTATTTAATAAAACCTGTCAGAATGGAGGAGTTGAAAAACATCTGGCAACATGTTGTTAGGAAAAAAATTAATGAAAACAAGGATCATGAGCATTCTGGTAGCCTAGATGATACCGATCGTAACAGACCAACCAATAATGATAATGAATATGCTTCCTCTGCGAATGACGGAGGTGATGGCAGCTGGAAATctcagaaaaagaaaagagagaaagaagaTGATGAAACTGACCTGGAAAATGGTGATCCTTCTTCTACATCAAAGAAACCAAGAGTTGTTTGGTCAGTTGAGCTTCATCAACAATTTGTTAATGCAGTCAATCACCTCGGGATAGACA AAGCTGTTCCAAAGAAAATTTTGGAATTGATGAATGTCCCTGGCTTAACCAGGGAAAATGTTGCCAGCCATTTGCAG AAATTCAGACTTTACCTGAAGAGAATTGCTCAGCATCATGCAGGAATACCTCATCCATTTGTTGCGCCTGCTTCTAGTGCTAAAGTTGCTCCGTTAGGAGGACTGGAATTCCAAGCTTTGGCTGCTTCTGGTCAGATCCCTCCTGAAGCTCTGGCTGCTTTGCAGGATGAACTCCTTGGTCGACCTACAAGCAGTTTGGCGTTGCCTGGAAGGGACCAGTCATCTTTGCGACTTGCTGCAATCAAAGGAAACAAGCCCCAGGGAGAGAGAGAAATAGCATTTGGTCAACCCATATACAAGTGTCAGAATAACACATATGGTGCATTCTCTCAAAGCAGCCCAGCAGTTGGAGGATTGCCATCTTTTGCAGCTTGGCCCAATAACAAACTTGATATGACTGATTCACCAAGCACATTGGGAAATGTGGGCAATTCTCAAAATAGCAATATGCTATTGCATGAATTGCAGCAACAGCCAGACACCTTGCTGTCAGGAACCCTTCACAATATCGATGTCAACCAACCTTCTGGTGTAGTTATGCCATCTCAGTCGTTAAATGCTTTCCCGGCTAGTGAGGGTATCTCACCTAATCAAAATCCCTTGATTATACCATCTCAATCCCCAAGTTTTCTGGCATCAATTCCTCCATCCATGAAACATGAACCTCTTCTTGGATCACCTTCACCATCAACCAGTCTGTTGGGTGGGCTTGATATGGTTAATCAAGCTTCAACAAGTCAGCCTTTGATTAGTAGCCATGGAGCAAATCTTCCTGGTCTCATGAACCGCAGCTCAAAGCCTTCACCAGGAATTAGTAATTTTCAAAGTGGGAACATTCCTTATGTGGTTAATCAGAATGCTATAGGAGTTAGCTCAAGACCACCAGGTGTTCTAAAGACTGAGAGCACTGACTCCCTGAGTCGTAGTTATGGCTATATTGGTGGTAACACCAGTGTGGACTCTGGTTTGCTCTCTTCTCAGTCCAAAAATCCACAGTATGGTTTACTTCAGAGTCAAAATGATGTTAGCGGCAGCTGGTCGCCTTCACAAGATTTTGATAGTTTTGGAAATTCTCTTGGGCAAGGCCACCCTGATTCCACTTCATCCAACTTCCAGAGTTCTGCCCTTGGCAAGTTGCCTGACCAAGGACGAGGGAGGAATCATGGGTTTGTCGGGAAAGGCACTTGCATCCCAAGCCGCTTTGCAGTGGATGAGGTTGAATCTCCATCTAACAACTTGAGCCACAGCATTGGAAACAGTGGTGACATAGTGAACCCCGACATATTTGGATTTAGTGGACAGATGTGA